Proteins encoded in a region of the Trueperaceae bacterium genome:
- a CDS encoding ABC transporter substrate-binding protein, whose translation MKRALVVAFVAALALTAGAALAQDTVKIGVITSITGRFAEFGEQHQAGIKAALEDVNAAGGVNGRTVEVVYEDDTSEVNAALTAGEKLVNQGLPLVMGAYSSSITGPLAQYFTRQKRPFVVYTSADDAITKPGSDWVFRINQPSFAYATTLFDVFDQINAERGAGTLKTVVTIHGNGAFETSVADAVDEMAKARGYTVLQRQDYDQTGADFRPILNRFKALNPDVLFMVSYAADSVALMRQVQEVGLNAKVFAGGAAGFALPGFIEGAGPAADYVYTATMWTKDVPYPGAAELNERLSAILGRTPSYHAAEAYVAIITAVDALSRAASFEPDDVRAALRATDLPDTVFGPITFEDYAGYKNQAPLPAVAEQVVNGEFVTVFVNGKVVNDLLETPAWDAR comes from the coding sequence ATGAAGCGAGCACTCGTCGTCGCGTTCGTTGCGGCGCTGGCCTTGACGGCCGGCGCGGCGTTGGCGCAGGACACCGTCAAGATCGGGGTGATCACGAGCATCACCGGCCGGTTCGCGGAGTTCGGGGAGCAGCACCAGGCCGGCATCAAGGCGGCGCTGGAGGACGTGAACGCCGCCGGCGGCGTGAACGGGCGCACCGTCGAGGTCGTCTACGAGGACGACACCTCCGAGGTCAACGCCGCCCTCACGGCCGGCGAGAAGCTAGTGAACCAGGGGCTGCCGCTCGTCATGGGGGCGTACTCCTCCTCCATCACGGGTCCGCTGGCGCAGTACTTCACGCGCCAGAAGCGACCGTTCGTCGTCTACACGTCGGCAGACGACGCCATCACCAAGCCCGGCTCCGACTGGGTGTTCCGCATCAACCAGCCGTCGTTCGCCTACGCGACCACCCTGTTCGACGTGTTCGACCAGATAAACGCCGAGCGCGGCGCCGGCACCCTCAAGACGGTCGTGACCATCCACGGCAACGGCGCCTTCGAGACCTCCGTCGCGGACGCCGTCGACGAGATGGCCAAGGCGCGCGGCTACACGGTGCTGCAGCGTCAGGACTACGACCAGACGGGCGCCGACTTCCGCCCCATCCTCAACCGCTTCAAGGCCCTCAACCCCGACGTCCTGTTCATGGTGTCTTACGCCGCCGACTCCGTGGCGCTCATGCGTCAGGTGCAGGAGGTCGGCCTGAACGCCAAGGTGTTCGCGGGTGGCGCCGCCGGCTTCGCGCTGCCGGGCTTCATCGAGGGCGCCGGCCCGGCCGCCGACTACGTGTACACCGCCACCATGTGGACCAAGGACGTCCCGTACCCGGGCGCGGCCGAGCTGAACGAGCGCCTGAGCGCCATCCTCGGGCGCACGCCGTCCTACCACGCCGCCGAGGCGTACGTCGCCATCATCACGGCCGTGGACGCCCTGTCGCGCGCCGCCTCCTTCGAGCCCGACGACGTGCGCGCCGCCCTGCGCGCCACCGACCTCCCCGACACGGTGTTCGGGCCGATCACCTTCGAGGACTACGCCGGGTACAAGAACCAGGCGCCGCTGCCGGCCGTCGCCGAGCAGGTGGTGAACGGCGAGTTCGTGACGGTGTTCGTCAACGGCAAGGTGGTCAACGACCTGCTCGAGACCCCCGCCTGGGACGCGCGTTGA
- a CDS encoding branched-chain amino acid ABC transporter permease: protein MEGLAPFLQNLTGGLLIGGIYALIGVGLSLIFGVMRVINFAHGEFVAVGIYTAIVCFKYLGLDPYVSLLVAAPLGFVVGALLQRTVLTRLIDAPPDATLLATLGLALVISNVLFLVFGAEPMSIYVPYATATVTVAGVRLPVAQLIAGALTVASIVALWLVLTRTEFGRAVRATAQNRLGAELVGIDTPRIHALVFGLGMAVAMCAGVILAPLLFAVPTVGSGYTLKAFVVTVLGGLGSVPGAIGGGLLLGVVEFMGASYLSSGYRDAYGLLAFLLVLLLRPEGLFGRTVKRV, encoded by the coding sequence TTGGAGGGGCTGGCTCCCTTCCTCCAGAACCTGACGGGCGGCCTCCTGATCGGCGGCATCTACGCGCTGATCGGCGTCGGGCTGTCGCTCATCTTCGGGGTCATGCGCGTGATCAACTTCGCGCACGGCGAGTTCGTGGCCGTGGGAATCTACACCGCCATCGTCTGCTTCAAGTACCTGGGGCTCGACCCGTACGTCTCCCTCCTGGTGGCCGCCCCCCTCGGCTTCGTGGTCGGCGCCCTCCTGCAGCGCACCGTGCTCACGCGCCTCATCGACGCTCCGCCCGACGCCACCCTGCTCGCCACCCTCGGCCTGGCGCTGGTGATCTCGAACGTGCTGTTCCTCGTCTTCGGCGCCGAGCCCATGTCCATCTACGTGCCGTACGCCACGGCGACCGTCACGGTGGCGGGCGTGCGCCTGCCGGTGGCGCAGCTCATCGCCGGCGCGCTCACCGTGGCATCGATCGTGGCGTTGTGGCTCGTGCTCACCCGCACCGAGTTCGGCCGCGCCGTGCGCGCCACGGCCCAGAACCGCCTTGGCGCCGAGCTGGTCGGCATCGACACGCCGCGCATCCACGCCCTCGTCTTCGGGCTCGGCATGGCGGTGGCCATGTGCGCCGGCGTGATCCTCGCGCCCCTGCTGTTCGCGGTGCCGACGGTCGGCTCCGGTTACACGCTCAAGGCGTTCGTCGTGACGGTGCTTGGCGGGCTGGGCAGCGTGCCGGGTGCCATCGGCGGCGGGCTCCTGCTCGGGGTCGTCGAGTTCATGGGCGCCTCCTACCTCTCCTCCGGTTACCGCGACGCCTACGGCCTGCTGGCGTTCCTCCTCGTCCTGCTCCTGCGCCCCGAGGGGCTGTTCGGGCGCACGGTGAAACGCGTATGA
- a CDS encoding branched-chain amino acid ABC transporter permease → MTGGRGRGEAGSWLGLGVVAAAGVAWYLLFPSSLSLGIGLLLLAGWASAWDLLGGWTGQTSLGHAAFVGLGAYTVAVTAGKFDLAPWWGALLAVLLAAVLAFLWGRLTFGLRGAYFVLSTIAVAEILRLVAINERGLTGGAVGIFIFDLKEPFGLDLFSRHTEFWLALAYLLLVLVVVLAVTRGKLGYQMRAVREDEEAAQAAGIDPVAVKSWAFVLSGGLTALGGCIYGVFLSALQPQPMFELHLSVRIALVAIIGGRGTLFGPLVGAALLTLAGEAFRTAFAQANLLIYGLLIVMVVLFVPRGLMGALRARTVRRRYVESSGG, encoded by the coding sequence ATGACCGGCGGGCGCGGCCGCGGCGAGGCGGGCAGCTGGTTGGGCCTTGGCGTCGTGGCGGCGGCCGGCGTCGCCTGGTACCTCCTCTTCCCCAGCTCGCTCTCGCTCGGCATCGGCCTGCTGCTCCTGGCCGGCTGGGCGAGCGCCTGGGACCTCCTGGGCGGCTGGACGGGCCAGACGAGCCTCGGTCACGCCGCCTTCGTGGGGCTCGGCGCCTACACGGTGGCCGTCACGGCGGGCAAGTTCGACCTGGCGCCCTGGTGGGGCGCCCTACTCGCCGTCCTGCTCGCCGCCGTCCTGGCGTTCCTGTGGGGTCGCCTCACCTTCGGGTTGCGGGGCGCCTACTTCGTGCTGTCCACCATCGCCGTCGCCGAGATCCTGCGCCTCGTGGCCATCAACGAGCGCGGGCTCACCGGCGGCGCCGTCGGCATCTTCATCTTCGACCTGAAGGAGCCGTTCGGCCTCGACCTGTTCAGCCGCCACACGGAGTTCTGGCTCGCGCTCGCCTACCTGCTGCTGGTCCTGGTGGTGGTGCTGGCGGTCACGCGCGGAAAGCTCGGTTACCAGATGCGCGCCGTGCGCGAGGACGAGGAGGCGGCCCAGGCGGCCGGCATCGACCCGGTGGCGGTGAAGTCGTGGGCCTTCGTCCTGTCCGGCGGCCTCACGGCGCTTGGCGGCTGCATCTACGGCGTCTTCCTCTCGGCGCTGCAACCGCAACCGATGTTCGAGCTGCACCTGAGCGTTCGCATAGCGCTCGTCGCCATCATCGGTGGGCGGGGCACCCTGTTCGGCCCCCTCGTCGGCGCGGCGCTCCTCACCCTGGCGGGCGAGGCGTTCCGCACCGCCTTCGCCCAGGCCAACCTGCTCATCTACGGGCTCCTCATCGTGATGGTGGTCCTGTTCGTGCCGCGGGGGTTGATGGGCGCCCTGCGGGCGCGGACCGTCCGGAGGCGGTATGTCGAGAGCTCTGGAGGCTGA